A window of Cryptomeria japonica chromosome 3, Sugi_1.0, whole genome shotgun sequence contains these coding sequences:
- the LOC131080049 gene encoding F-box protein GID2-like, with amino-acid sequence MESKVQKVAGREVTAGNSNSHASHAIFGNNVDILEEILKHLDAKSVGIISCVSKGCQQAAESEYVWKIICTHICPSSVFETERLQSMVATMGGFKRLYMNFLHPLRSYSHHKHCSSLNEDVIRLSLSLFSVDYYERRLESLRTSNASNFKIHSGITSIVQPPVSCTDIVRKSMKEHRRACFI; translated from the coding sequence ATGGAGTCCAAAGTACAAAAAGTTGCAGGACGTGAAGTTACAGCTGGTAACTCTAATTCCCATGCAAGCCATGCAATATTTGGCAACAACGTGGATATTCTGGAAGAAATCTTGAAGCATCTTGATGCCAAGTCAGTGGGCATCATCTCCTGTGTTAGCAAAGGGTGTCAGCAAGCTGCAGAAAGTGAGTATGTATGGAAAATCATATGTACCCACATCTGTCCTTCATCTGTTTTTGAAACAGAGAGGCTCCAGTCAATGGTAGCAACCATGGGTGGATTCAAACGCCTCTACATGAATTTCTTGCATCCTCTCCGCTCATATTCCCATCATAAGCACTGTTCTTCACTGAATGAAGATGTCATCAGGCTTTCTCTCTCATTGTTTTCAGTTGATTACTATGAAAGAAGGCTTGAATCTTTGAGGACCAGTAATGCTTCCAATTTTAAGATTCATTCAGGCATTACTTCAATAGTTCAGCCTCCAGTTTCCTGCACAGATATAGTGCGGAAATCGATGAAAGAGCATAGAAGGGCATGTTTTATCTGA